From the genome of Streptomyces sp. V2I9:
TGCCCTCCAGGGTGACCACGCCGTCAGTTCCTGGTGAAGTACGGGGAATGATGATGTGCCGATGACGTCGAACGCCCCGGAGCACGAGCTCCGGGGCGCCTGTGACGCGTCGGACAGCGAAAAACAGGGGCCGAAGGCTACTGGCTCGCGCGCCCCGTGGTGGAAGCGAATCCCAGCCAGGTGTGGCGGTTGCCCCACCAACACCATCCGATCTTGGGCGCGTTGCGCCGCTCCCGGCCGTCCCGCCCTGTTCCGTTGCTGATCCAGATCGCCGGAGTGCGCGCGTCCAGCGCGCCGTTGGCCTTGCGCAGACGTGATCCGATGGTCATGAAGCAGCGGTTCCGTTCGAGCACCGCCGGCTGTTGCAGTACCCAGTGGATACCTTCGACGAGCGTCAAGGGTGTCCGGTCCGCACCGGCCAGGGAGGGCAGCGCCTCCTCCGGGCTCCAGTTGGACATGTGGTCGCCGCGGTCGATCCCGCTGACGAAGTAGAGCGGCGCGTCGGGGAGTTCGATCCCGGTGGGGACGAAATCGTCGACGTCCTGCATGTCGCTGACGACGAAACCAGGCTTGCCGTCGTGCCGGAGCAGGGGCGCGAGGGCGGAGGCAGGGGCTCGGTCCGGATGGATGACGAGCAGGACGCCGTCGACCTGGCCCACCGTCTTGGCGAAAGCGCGGATGTCCTCGGCGGGGATGCCCGCGATCTCGTGCACTCCGAGCTCGATCAGGCGCTCCGCCTGTGCGGCGGGAGGCCGGAGCCTGGCATCGGTGCCGGACGCGGTGGTGTCCGCGGTGGAGGCGTCGGCGGAAGGGTTGTCGGGCAAGGCGGTCCCCCGGATTCACGGTTCACAGGTACGGCACTGGGCCTGAGGTCGAACGAGGGAACCCGCCCAGGTGTTCCCGGCACGCCCCGACCCCCGTGCTCTTCTCTTCCGTGAGAGCTACCGGGGCGCTGCCGGTCGTTGCGCTTTGGCGGGGGACGTGATGACAGCGGGGTGAATTCCCGAGCTTTTGAATTCACCTTCACCGCTACTTGTACGGTCGGCCGCTGCCTCGCGGAGAGTGGTCCGCCTCCCGCTCCGCGAAATGTCACCGGTGCTTAAGAAATGTGGTGTGGGTG
Proteins encoded in this window:
- a CDS encoding DUF5701 family protein yields the protein MPDNPSADASTADTTASGTDARLRPPAAQAERLIELGVHEIAGIPAEDIRAFAKTVGQVDGVLLVIHPDRAPASALAPLLRHDGKPGFVVSDMQDVDDFVPTGIELPDAPLYFVSGIDRGDHMSNWSPEEALPSLAGADRTPLTLVEGIHWVLQQPAVLERNRCFMTIGSRLRKANGALDARTPAIWISNGTGRDGRERRNAPKIGWCWWGNRHTWLGFASTTGRASQ